Proteins from a single region of Streptomyces glaucescens:
- a CDS encoding MlaE family ABC transporter permease, which translates to MASPLAWLDRSGDHLLFYARALLWTPRTLRRYLKEVQRLLAEVAFGTGGLGVIGGTIGVMIAMTLFTGTVVGLQGYAALDQIGTAAFTGFVSAYFNTREIAPLVAGLALSATVGAGFTAQLGAMRINEEVDALEGMGIRSMPYLVTTRIIAGVVAIVPLYAIGLLSSYLASRFVTVLFNGQSRGTYDHYFDLFLSPTDVLLSVLKVLVFSVLVILAHCYYGYRATGGPAGVGVAVGRSVRNAIVLISVTDFFLSLALWGATTTVKVAG; encoded by the coding sequence ATGGCCTCCCCGCTCGCCTGGCTCGACCGCTCCGGCGACCACCTGCTCTTCTACGCCCGGGCCCTGCTGTGGACCCCGCGCACCCTGCGCCGCTACCTCAAGGAGGTGCAGCGCCTCCTCGCCGAGGTCGCCTTCGGCACCGGAGGGCTCGGCGTCATCGGCGGCACCATCGGCGTGATGATCGCGATGACCCTCTTCACCGGGACCGTCGTCGGACTCCAGGGCTACGCGGCCCTCGACCAGATCGGCACCGCCGCGTTCACGGGATTCGTCTCCGCGTACTTCAACACCCGTGAGATCGCCCCCCTGGTCGCCGGACTCGCCCTCTCCGCGACCGTCGGCGCGGGCTTCACCGCACAACTCGGCGCCATGCGCATCAACGAGGAGGTCGACGCCCTCGAAGGCATGGGCATCCGCTCCATGCCCTACCTGGTCACCACCCGCATCATCGCCGGGGTCGTCGCGATCGTCCCGCTCTACGCGATCGGCCTGCTCTCCTCCTACCTGGCCTCCCGCTTCGTGACCGTCCTGTTCAACGGCCAGTCCCGGGGCACCTACGACCACTACTTCGACCTGTTCCTCTCGCCGACGGACGTGCTGCTGTCCGTGCTGAAGGTGCTCGTCTTCAGCGTGCTGGTGATCCTCGCCCACTGCTACTACGGCTACCGCGCCACCGGCGGCCCAGCCGGCGTCGGCGTCGCCGTGGGACGGTCCGTGCGCAACGCCATCGTGCTGATCAGCGTCACCGACTTCTTCCTGTCCCTCGCCCTGTGGGGCGCGACCACGACCGTGAAGGTGGCGGGGTGA
- a CDS encoding helix-turn-helix domain-containing protein, translating into MPSITRSPEVGEPLGPLPKRFAALIRPELPGLLNEIRAEVTRAYPVYGRLLNGPNGDAIRQGVEQALVTFVDRVADPGRRSELRDELLRRFGRVEAYEGRDLETLQGAYRLGARIALRRARTVGRQHNLSPTVILSFADALFAYVEELEAVTREGYAEVRERAASEVSALRRRLLHLILAAPPLPRTTVAELSEAAAWELPRRCTLVALRPPVADRVQAALDEDVLADLDIPQPHLLVPGDLTPQRLAMIRRALSGTRAVLGLTVPLTQAADSVRWARRVLQFVDDGVVPDAPLVACEDHLTTLWLLSDHALVDHLAARELAPLDGLPPSRRDRLIETLRVHVSTRAPAEQVGEMLGVHAQTVRYRLRNLDAYLGDRLADPEHRFALEVALRALHLRGADGPP; encoded by the coding sequence ATGCCCTCGATCACACGGTCCCCCGAGGTCGGCGAACCGCTCGGCCCGCTGCCGAAGAGGTTCGCGGCCCTCATCCGGCCGGAACTCCCCGGCCTGCTCAACGAGATACGAGCGGAGGTCACCCGGGCCTACCCGGTGTACGGCCGGCTGCTCAACGGGCCGAACGGGGACGCGATCCGGCAAGGCGTGGAGCAGGCGCTGGTCACCTTCGTGGACCGGGTCGCCGATCCCGGCAGGCGCTCGGAACTGCGCGACGAACTGCTGCGCAGGTTCGGCCGGGTGGAGGCGTACGAAGGGCGCGACCTGGAGACCCTGCAAGGCGCCTACCGCCTCGGAGCGCGGATCGCGCTGCGCCGCGCCAGGACGGTCGGGCGGCAGCACAACCTCTCGCCCACCGTCATCCTCTCCTTCGCCGACGCCCTCTTCGCCTACGTCGAGGAGCTGGAGGCGGTCACCCGCGAGGGGTACGCCGAGGTGCGGGAGCGCGCCGCGTCGGAGGTGTCCGCGTTACGAAGACGCCTGTTACACCTCATCCTGGCCGCGCCGCCGCTGCCGCGGACGACCGTGGCCGAGCTGTCCGAGGCCGCCGCCTGGGAGCTGCCCCGCCGGTGCACGCTGGTCGCGCTGCGCCCCCCGGTGGCGGACCGCGTCCAGGCCGCGCTCGACGAGGACGTCCTCGCCGATCTGGACATCCCCCAGCCCCACCTGCTCGTCCCCGGCGACCTCACCCCGCAGCGGCTCGCGATGATCCGCCGGGCGCTGTCCGGCACCCGTGCCGTGCTCGGGCTGACCGTTCCCCTCACCCAGGCCGCCGACTCGGTGCGCTGGGCGCGCCGCGTCCTGCAGTTCGTCGACGACGGGGTGGTTCCCGACGCCCCGCTGGTCGCCTGCGAGGACCACCTCACCACCCTGTGGCTGCTGTCCGACCACGCCCTGGTCGACCATCTGGCGGCCCGGGAACTCGCCCCGCTCGACGGCCTCCCGCCCAGCCGGCGCGACCGGCTCATCGAGACCCTGCGGGTCCACGTCTCCACCCGGGCGCCCGCGGAACAGGTGGGCGAGATGCTGGGCGTCCACGCCCAGACCGTCCGCTACCGCCTGCGCAACCTCGACGCCTACCTCGGCGACCGGCTCGCCGACCCCGAGCACCGCTTCGCCCTGGAGGTGGCCTTGCGCGCCCTGCACCTGCGGGGCGCCGACGGCCCTCCGTGA
- a CDS encoding ABC transporter ATP-binding protein, which translates to MGIEVVVEGLTKSFGKQRIWQDVSLTLPAGEVSVMLGPSGTGKTVFLKSLIGLLKPDEGRVLINGVDMVNSPERDIYETRKLFGLMFQDGALFGSMSLFDNIAFPLREHTRKKESEIRRIVMERIEIVGLLGAEGKLPGEISGGMRKRAGLARALVLDPQIILCDEPDSGLDPVRTAYLSQLLIDLNAQLDATMLIVTHNLDIAATVPDNMGMLFRRELVTFGPREVLLTSEEPVVAQFLDGRREGPIGMSEEKDAATLAAEAGTTPAAVRPRSIVPQLEPSPGMPPRRAVARRRERVLRMIDQLPSAARTAILRTYARSAEAPTLPLPTAGSGA; encoded by the coding sequence ATGGGCATCGAAGTGGTGGTCGAGGGCCTGACCAAGTCCTTCGGCAAGCAGCGCATCTGGCAGGACGTGTCTCTCACCCTTCCGGCCGGAGAGGTAAGCGTCATGCTGGGTCCGTCCGGCACCGGGAAAACGGTCTTCCTGAAGTCGCTCATCGGGTTGCTCAAACCGGATGAGGGCCGTGTCCTCATCAATGGGGTGGACATGGTGAACAGCCCCGAGCGGGATATATACGAGACCCGGAAATTGTTCGGCCTCATGTTTCAGGACGGCGCCCTGTTCGGATCCATGTCGCTGTTCGACAACATCGCGTTCCCGCTGCGCGAGCACACCCGCAAGAAGGAGTCCGAGATACGCCGCATCGTCATGGAGCGGATCGAGATCGTCGGACTGCTGGGGGCGGAGGGCAAGCTGCCGGGGGAGATCAGCGGCGGCATGCGCAAACGGGCCGGACTGGCCCGCGCGCTCGTACTGGACCCGCAGATCATCCTCTGCGACGAACCGGACTCCGGCCTCGATCCCGTCCGCACCGCCTACCTCTCCCAGCTGCTCATCGACCTGAACGCGCAGCTCGACGCGACGATGCTGATCGTCACCCACAACCTCGACATCGCCGCCACCGTGCCCGACAACATGGGGATGCTCTTCCGGCGCGAACTCGTCACCTTCGGACCGCGCGAGGTGCTGCTCACCAGCGAGGAACCGGTGGTCGCCCAGTTCCTCGACGGCCGCCGCGAAGGCCCCATCGGGATGTCGGAGGAGAAGGACGCCGCCACCCTCGCGGCCGAGGCGGGAACCACCCCCGCCGCCGTACGGCCCCGCAGCATCGTCCCGCAGCTGGAGCCCTCGCCCGGCATGCCGCCGCGCCGCGCCGTCGCCCGGCGGCGCGAACGGGTCCTGCGCATGATCGACCAACTGCCGTCCGCCGCCCGCACCGCCATCCTGCGGACCTACGCGCGAAGTGCCGAGGCGCCCACCCTTCCCCTGCCCACCGCCGGGAGCGGCGCATGA
- a CDS encoding MCE family protein has translation MSGPRGETLRRRCAGVAFLLVPALLIWLAVAVYDKRFTASDPVVVETGSVGNEMHLGAEVKLRGVVVGEVRAIEATGDGARLTLAMKPGALDRVPSDVHAQMLPTTLFGERFVALVPPARPSPRPLAAGAVIPQDRSTNAVELQQVLDNVLPMLTAVQPQKLSATLSAVSRALEGRGDRLGDTLTRLDAHLRKFNPQLPTLNRDLGELVKVSHVYADAAPDILTALTDFTTTSGTLAEREAELARTLGATTRTAEDVTAFLQRNADNIIRLSASGRPTLELLAEYSPSFPCTLRTLAEFVPAMDKALGKGTDRPGIHVDVTTVPSRGAYRPGRDTPAYGSGGGPRCPSVPYLGTAAEPAAQAYPGSGDELGPANTPQENDLLNELLAPAAGRPPGELPDWSSLLAGPAFRGTEVTLG, from the coding sequence ATGAGCGGACCACGAGGCGAGACACTGCGCCGCCGCTGCGCCGGGGTCGCGTTCCTGCTGGTGCCCGCCCTGCTGATCTGGCTGGCCGTCGCCGTCTACGACAAGAGGTTCACCGCCTCCGACCCGGTGGTCGTCGAGACCGGCAGCGTCGGCAACGAGATGCACCTGGGCGCCGAGGTCAAACTGCGCGGCGTCGTCGTCGGAGAGGTCCGCGCCATCGAAGCCACCGGCGACGGCGCCCGGCTCACCCTCGCCATGAAACCCGGCGCCCTCGACCGGGTGCCGTCCGACGTGCACGCGCAGATGCTGCCCACCACGCTGTTCGGCGAACGGTTCGTGGCCCTCGTCCCGCCCGCGCGCCCCTCCCCGCGACCGCTGGCCGCCGGGGCGGTCATCCCGCAGGACCGCTCCACGAACGCCGTGGAACTCCAGCAAGTGCTCGACAACGTGCTGCCGATGCTCACCGCGGTCCAGCCGCAGAAGCTGTCCGCCACGCTGTCGGCCGTCTCCCGGGCCCTCGAGGGCCGCGGCGACCGGCTCGGCGACACCCTCACCCGGCTCGACGCGCACCTGCGCAAGTTCAACCCCCAGCTGCCCACGCTCAACCGCGACCTCGGGGAACTCGTGAAGGTCAGCCATGTCTACGCGGACGCCGCCCCCGACATCCTCACCGCCCTCACCGACTTCACCACCACCAGCGGCACCCTCGCCGAGCGGGAGGCCGAACTCGCCCGCACCCTCGGCGCCACCACCCGGACGGCCGAGGACGTGACCGCCTTCCTCCAGCGCAACGCGGACAACATCATCCGGCTCAGCGCCTCCGGCCGGCCCACCCTGGAACTGCTCGCCGAGTACTCCCCGTCGTTCCCCTGCACACTGCGCACCCTCGCCGAGTTCGTGCCCGCCATGGACAAGGCGCTCGGCAAGGGCACCGACCGGCCCGGCATCCACGTCGACGTCACCACCGTCCCCTCGCGCGGCGCCTACCGCCCCGGCCGCGACACCCCGGCCTACGGCTCCGGCGGCGGCCCCCGCTGTCCTTCCGTGCCCTACCTGGGCACCGCCGCCGAGCCCGCCGCACAGGCGTACCCGGGGAGCGGTGACGAGCTGGGCCCGGCCAACACCCCGCAGGAGAACGACCTCCTCAACGAACTGCTGGCGCCCGCCGCCGGCCGGCCCCCCGGCGAGCTGCCCGACTGGAGCAGCCTGCTGGCCGGCCCGGCCTTCCGCGGCACGGAGGTGACCCTCGGATGA
- a CDS encoding MCE family protein — protein MTAPDHAPTRRRSLAGPLLKSLAFVVVTGLATTVLGLSVADTGVGGGTYTYRALFSDVTGLDDGDSVRISGVKVGEVTDVRVVNRRTAQVTFTVRDDRRLPRSATAAVKYLNMVGQRYVALDRGSGELSGTLRPGDTIPLERTTPALDLTLLFNGFKPLFEGLSPKDVNELAGSIVQVLQGEGATVDSLIRHIGSLSTTVAAKDEVIGEVVDNLGTVLRTLNEREDGFDDLVVTLRSLVTGFNDDREPLGDAVEAMGELTTVTAGLLEEGRAPLKQDIRELGRLSTGLAERTPQIEDFLDRTPAKMTALARLSSYGSWFNLYLCEARVSGVTTSDGSQAPTGIAITEARCRG, from the coding sequence ATGACCGCACCGGACCACGCTCCCACCCGGCGGCGCTCCCTGGCCGGGCCGCTGCTGAAATCGCTCGCCTTCGTGGTGGTGACCGGCCTGGCCACCACCGTGCTCGGCCTCAGCGTCGCCGACACCGGAGTCGGCGGCGGCACCTACACGTACCGGGCCTTGTTCAGCGACGTCACCGGCCTCGACGACGGCGACAGCGTGCGGATCTCCGGAGTGAAGGTCGGCGAGGTGACCGACGTGCGCGTCGTGAACCGGCGCACGGCGCAGGTCACCTTCACCGTCCGCGACGACCGCAGGCTGCCCCGCTCGGCCACCGCCGCGGTGAAGTACCTCAACATGGTCGGCCAGCGCTACGTCGCCCTGGACCGCGGCAGCGGCGAGCTGTCCGGCACGCTCCGGCCGGGCGACACCATCCCGCTGGAGCGCACCACACCCGCCCTGGACCTGACCCTGCTCTTCAACGGATTCAAGCCGCTCTTCGAAGGGCTCTCACCGAAGGACGTCAACGAACTCGCCGGCTCGATCGTCCAGGTGCTGCAGGGCGAGGGCGCCACCGTCGACAGCCTGATCCGGCACATCGGCTCGCTCAGCACCACCGTCGCCGCCAAGGACGAGGTGATCGGGGAGGTCGTCGACAACCTCGGCACCGTCCTGCGCACCCTCAACGAACGCGAGGACGGCTTCGACGACCTGGTCGTCACCCTGCGGTCCCTCGTCACCGGCTTCAACGACGACCGCGAACCCCTCGGCGACGCGGTGGAGGCCATGGGCGAGCTGACCACCGTCACCGCCGGGCTGCTCGAAGAGGGCCGCGCGCCCCTGAAACAGGACATCCGCGAACTGGGCCGGCTGTCCACGGGCCTGGCCGAACGCACCCCGCAGATCGAGGACTTCCTCGACCGCACGCCCGCCAAGATGACGGCCCTGGCCCGGCTGTCGTCCTACGGATCGTGGTTCAACCTCTACCTCTGCGAGGCACGGGTGAGCGGAGTGACCACCTCCGACGGCTCACAGGCACCGACCGGCATCGCGATCACCGAGGCGAGGTGCCGCGGATGA
- a CDS encoding MCE family protein, producing MRPLTRPAGSRPGAARHPRLTPVRQRDPVAVGVAGLLVLALLAVLAYQVDRLPFGGGTAYSADFSEAAGLDEGDEVRIAGVKVGEVTGVTLDGPKVKVAFEVEDAWIGDRTTAAIAIKTVLGDKYLALDPLGSARQDPGSRIPLSRTTSPYDVTQAFQDLGGTVDALDTRRLAKSFETISKTFENSPPHVRKAADGLSALSRSVSRRDTELAELLRGSARFSQTLKDRKSSFEILLEDGGSLLGELRDRRDAIRALLKGSRDLGTELGGLVDDNDKQLGPTLKALGRVTAVLQRNSTQLGRTLALAGPYYRLVGNTLGNGRWFDSYLCGVVPRAYLPETSRPATGCLPPKQRPAAEGTTAEEKGER from the coding sequence ATGAGACCCCTCACACGACCCGCCGGCAGCCGGCCGGGCGCCGCCCGGCACCCGCGCCTCACCCCGGTCAGGCAGCGCGACCCCGTCGCCGTCGGCGTCGCGGGACTGCTCGTCCTCGCCCTGCTCGCCGTCCTCGCCTACCAGGTGGACCGGCTGCCGTTCGGCGGCGGCACCGCCTACAGCGCGGACTTCTCCGAGGCGGCCGGCCTCGACGAGGGCGACGAGGTGCGCATCGCCGGCGTCAAGGTCGGCGAGGTCACCGGTGTCACCCTCGACGGCCCCAAGGTGAAGGTCGCCTTCGAGGTCGAGGACGCCTGGATCGGTGACCGCACGACCGCGGCCATCGCCATCAAGACCGTCCTGGGCGACAAGTACCTGGCGCTCGACCCGCTCGGCTCCGCCCGCCAGGACCCCGGCAGCCGCATCCCGCTGTCCCGCACCACCTCCCCGTACGACGTGACCCAGGCGTTCCAGGACCTCGGCGGCACCGTCGACGCACTCGACACCCGGCGGCTCGCGAAGAGCTTCGAGACCATCTCCAAGACCTTCGAGAACTCCCCGCCCCATGTGCGCAAGGCCGCCGACGGCCTGTCCGCGCTGTCCAGGTCCGTGTCCCGGCGCGACACGGAACTCGCCGAACTCCTGCGGGGCAGCGCCCGGTTCAGCCAGACCCTGAAGGACAGGAAGTCCAGCTTCGAGATCCTCCTGGAGGACGGCGGCTCCCTGCTCGGCGAGCTGCGCGACCGCCGCGACGCCATCCGGGCACTGCTCAAGGGCAGCCGGGACCTCGGCACCGAACTCGGCGGCCTGGTCGACGACAACGACAAGCAGCTGGGCCCGACCCTCAAGGCGCTCGGCCGTGTCACCGCCGTCCTGCAGCGGAACAGCACCCAGCTCGGCAGGACCCTCGCACTGGCCGGCCCGTACTACCGCCTCGTCGGCAACACGCTGGGCAACGGCCGCTGGTTCGACAGCTACCTGTGCGGCGTCGTCCCCCGCGCCTACCTGCCCGAGACGTCCCGGCCCGCGACCGGCTGCTTGCCGCCGAAACAGCGGCCCGCGGCCGAGGGGACCACCGCTGAGGAGAAGGGGGAGCGATGA
- the gdhA gene encoding NADP-specific glutamate dehydrogenase, translating to MTTRDDSTTRLEALRVEIERRNPAQPEFHQAVHEVLDSLAPVLAVRPEYAEPGLIERLCEPERQVIFRVPWQDDRGRVHVNRGFRVEFNSALGPYKGGLRFHPSVNLGIVKFLGFEQIFKNALTGLGIGGGKGGSDFDPHGRSDAEVMRFCQSFMTELYRHIGEHTDVPAGDIGVGGREIGYLFGQYRRITNRWEAGVLTGKGSGWGGSAIRPEATGYGSVLFAAAMLRERGEDLEGQTAVVSGSGNVAIYTVEKLLALGANPLTCSDSSGYVVDDKGIDVDLLKQVKEVERGRISEYAERRGASARFVPGGRVWEVPADIALPSATQNELDEDDAATLVRNGVKAVAEGANMPTTPEAVHLFQRAGVAFGPGKAANAGGVAVSALEMAQNHARTAWSPARVEEELARIMSDIHTTCHETAARYGAPGDYVTGANIAGFERVADAMLAQGVI from the coding sequence GTGACGACCCGAGACGACAGCACGACCCGACTCGAGGCCCTGCGGGTCGAGATAGAGCGACGCAACCCCGCCCAGCCGGAGTTCCACCAGGCCGTGCACGAGGTACTGGACTCGCTCGCGCCGGTGCTGGCGGTGCGGCCGGAGTACGCCGAGCCGGGCCTCATCGAGCGGCTGTGCGAGCCGGAACGCCAGGTCATCTTCCGGGTCCCCTGGCAGGACGACCGGGGCCGCGTGCACGTCAACCGAGGCTTCCGGGTGGAGTTCAACAGCGCTCTCGGGCCGTACAAGGGAGGCCTGCGCTTCCACCCGTCCGTGAACCTCGGGATCGTCAAGTTCCTCGGCTTCGAGCAGATCTTCAAGAACGCGCTGACCGGCCTCGGCATCGGCGGCGGCAAGGGCGGCAGCGACTTCGACCCGCACGGCCGCAGCGACGCGGAGGTCATGCGGTTCTGCCAGTCGTTCATGACGGAGCTGTACCGGCACATCGGCGAGCACACCGACGTGCCGGCCGGTGACATCGGGGTCGGCGGCCGCGAGATCGGCTACCTGTTCGGGCAGTACCGCAGGATCACCAACCGCTGGGAGGCCGGTGTCCTCACCGGCAAGGGTTCCGGCTGGGGCGGCTCGGCGATCCGGCCCGAGGCCACCGGGTACGGGAGCGTGCTGTTCGCGGCGGCGATGCTGCGCGAGCGCGGCGAGGACCTGGAGGGGCAGACGGCGGTCGTCTCGGGCTCCGGCAACGTCGCCATCTACACCGTCGAGAAGCTGCTCGCCCTCGGCGCCAACCCCCTGACCTGCTCGGACTCCAGCGGCTACGTGGTGGACGACAAGGGCATCGACGTCGATCTGCTCAAGCAGGTCAAGGAGGTGGAGCGCGGGCGGATCAGCGAGTACGCCGAGCGGCGCGGAGCCTCCGCGCGGTTCGTGCCCGGCGGACGGGTCTGGGAGGTGCCGGCGGACATCGCGCTGCCGTCCGCCACCCAGAACGAGCTGGACGAGGACGACGCGGCCACGCTCGTGCGCAACGGGGTGAAGGCGGTGGCCGAGGGCGCGAACATGCCCACCACGCCCGAGGCCGTGCACCTCTTCCAGCGCGCGGGGGTCGCCTTCGGCCCCGGCAAGGCCGCCAACGCGGGCGGGGTCGCGGTCAGCGCCCTGGAGATGGCGCAGAACCACGCGCGTACGGCCTGGTCGCCGGCCCGGGTGGAGGAGGAGCTGGCGCGCATCATGAGCGACATCCACACCACCTGCCACGAGACCGCCGC
- a CDS encoding DUF6801 domain-containing protein, which produces MRGHRAATRRLSRVPARTAVIGAFVVLAAMVPAAVSAPGTQEADVALPYVCRLPSGELPATVRVTADLPTATTAGSPFTPADVTTTVELPAEAVADLTAGRAAGVRAVTRLGVGIAQGESTAEATWRGTAPPAALPASGPLTLTATGEVPSVTARAHGALTFSARALALDLALDTPDGAAADPAALTVECALAEDAPERGLLATVLVGPDPTDPGTTPAPASPSAPAPGSGDPTAPQPPGDPDHQPDEEDEGNQEQPEGQGDPEDRAPAVTEPGPGAAAPRPPAPDCRYDEQHPSTSASLNAYITGYANVRKLEGASLIPLSCALIEQGPTDIEFFPDFTGGYLTQHSEGTLRYRGEPRTPPFQSTFLTFGFAPTKATMVLEQTGPMTMDGRGETSFITLFTKMETRIRVPLVLRVTALEVNGTPLDVGDDCRTRGPLRSPEPEPAKFPGDHLVLTGRSSHQPPDLPVGYLLSSGGPLTGEVTIPAFTGCGGGGGENLDRLLTASVSGPGNYIKQMQGQTCAVQVFNPDQCTEDLQPLVIPVPER; this is translated from the coding sequence ATGAGAGGCCATCGCGCCGCCACGCGGCGGCTGTCCCGGGTGCCCGCCAGGACCGCGGTCATCGGCGCGTTCGTGGTGCTCGCCGCCATGGTCCCCGCCGCGGTGTCCGCCCCGGGCACCCAGGAGGCCGACGTCGCGCTCCCCTACGTCTGCCGGCTGCCCTCGGGCGAACTGCCCGCGACGGTACGCGTCACGGCGGACCTCCCCACCGCGACGACGGCGGGCAGCCCGTTCACCCCCGCCGACGTCACGACCACCGTGGAGCTGCCCGCGGAGGCGGTCGCGGATCTCACCGCCGGCCGGGCGGCCGGCGTGCGGGCGGTGACCCGTCTGGGCGTCGGGATCGCCCAAGGGGAGTCGACGGCCGAGGCCACCTGGCGCGGTACGGCGCCGCCGGCCGCGCTCCCCGCCTCGGGGCCGCTGACGCTGACCGCGACGGGCGAGGTGCCCTCGGTCACCGCCCGCGCGCACGGGGCCCTCACGTTCTCCGCCCGCGCCCTCGCCCTCGATCTGGCACTCGACACCCCGGACGGGGCCGCCGCCGACCCCGCCGCGCTGACCGTCGAGTGCGCGCTCGCCGAGGACGCGCCGGAGCGGGGCCTGCTGGCCACGGTTCTGGTCGGGCCGGACCCCACGGACCCGGGCACCACCCCGGCCCCGGCCTCCCCCTCCGCCCCGGCACCGGGCTCGGGCGACCCCACCGCCCCGCAGCCCCCGGGGGACCCGGACCACCAGCCGGACGAGGAGGACGAGGGGAACCAGGAGCAGCCGGAGGGACAGGGGGACCCGGAGGACCGGGCGCCGGCCGTGACGGAACCCGGCCCGGGGGCCGCCGCCCCGCGGCCGCCGGCCCCCGACTGCCGCTACGACGAACAGCACCCGTCCACCTCGGCGTCGCTGAACGCCTACATCACCGGCTACGCCAACGTGCGCAAGCTGGAGGGAGCCTCGCTCATCCCCCTGTCGTGCGCGCTGATCGAACAGGGCCCCACCGACATCGAGTTCTTCCCGGACTTCACCGGGGGCTATCTCACCCAGCACTCGGAGGGGACCCTCCGGTACCGGGGGGAGCCGCGCACCCCGCCCTTCCAGTCCACCTTCCTGACCTTCGGCTTCGCCCCGACCAAGGCCACCATGGTGCTGGAGCAGACGGGCCCCATGACCATGGACGGCAGGGGCGAGACCTCCTTCATCACCCTGTTCACCAAGATGGAGACCCGGATCCGGGTCCCGCTGGTCCTGCGGGTGACCGCGCTGGAGGTCAACGGGACCCCGCTGGACGTCGGTGACGACTGCCGGACGCGGGGCCCGCTGCGCTCCCCGGAGCCCGAGCCCGCGAAGTTCCCCGGTGACCACCTGGTGCTGACCGGCCGCAGCTCGCACCAGCCTCCCGACCTGCCGGTCGGCTATCTGCTCAGCTCAGGCGGCCCGTTGACCGGCGAGGTGACCATCCCCGCCTTCACCGGCTGCGGCGGTGGCGGTGGCGAGAACCTCGACCGGCTGCTCACCGCCTCCGTCTCCGGCCCCGGCAACTACATCAAGCAGATGCAGGGCCAGACGTGCGCGGTGCAGGTCTTCAACCCGGACCAGTGCACCGAGGACCTGCAGCCCCTCGTGATCCCCGTCCCCGAGCGCTGA
- a CDS encoding MlaE family ABC transporter permease, with the protein MITGALRQTGRLFALAAEVARAIFRRPFQFREFIEQFWFVAAVTILPAALVSIPFGAVIALQVGSLTQQLGAQSFTGGASVLAVVQQASPLIVALLIAGAGGSAICADLGSRTIREELDAMEVMGISPVQRLVVPRVLATMAVAVLLNGLVSVVGTLGGYFFNVILQNGTPGAYLSSFSALAQPADLYVSELKALVFGFIAGIVAAYRGLNPRGGPKGVGDAVNQSVVITFLLLFFVNMVMTALYLRIVPPKGG; encoded by the coding sequence ATGATCACCGGCGCGCTGCGGCAGACCGGCCGGCTGTTCGCGCTCGCCGCCGAGGTCGCCCGCGCCATCTTCCGGCGGCCCTTCCAGTTCCGCGAGTTCATCGAGCAGTTCTGGTTCGTCGCCGCGGTCACCATCCTGCCCGCCGCCCTCGTCTCCATCCCCTTCGGCGCGGTCATCGCCCTCCAGGTCGGCTCGCTCACCCAGCAACTGGGCGCCCAGTCGTTCACCGGGGGCGCCAGCGTCCTCGCCGTCGTCCAGCAGGCGAGCCCCCTCATCGTCGCCCTGCTGATCGCCGGCGCCGGCGGCTCCGCCATCTGCGCCGACCTCGGCTCCCGCACGATCCGCGAAGAGCTGGACGCCATGGAGGTCATGGGCATCTCGCCCGTGCAGCGCCTCGTCGTGCCCCGGGTACTGGCCACCATGGCCGTGGCGGTCCTGCTCAACGGCCTCGTCTCCGTCGTCGGCACCCTCGGCGGCTACTTCTTCAACGTCATCCTCCAGAACGGCACGCCCGGCGCCTACCTGTCCAGCTTCTCCGCCCTCGCCCAGCCCGCGGACCTGTACGTCAGCGAACTCAAGGCACTCGTCTTCGGGTTCATCGCGGGCATCGTGGCCGCCTACCGGGGCCTCAATCCGCGCGGCGGCCCCAAGGGCGTGGGCGACGCCGTCAACCAGTCCGTCGTCATCACCTTCCTGCTCCTGTTCTTCGTCAACATGGTGATGACGGCCCTCTACCTCCGCATCGTCCCGCCGAAGGGGGGCTGA